CTTTTACAAGCTTCTCAAAGGCATTTAATTTCTCTTCAAACACTTCCATCGCTTCTTCTATTGGCTGTTTAGATGTCATATCTACGCCTGCTTTTTTCAAAACTTCAATTGGATAATCTGAACTACCCGCTTTTAAGAATTCATTAATATATCTTGTAACTGCTGGTTCACCTTCATCTAATATTTGTTTACTCAATGCTTGTGCGGCACTATAGCCAGTCGCATATTGATAAACGTAAAAATTATAATAGAAATGAGGAATTCTTGACCACTCTTTAGCAATATTTTCATCAGTCACAACTGAATCACCAAAGTACTTCTTATTTAATTCGGCATATTCCGTATTTAATCGATCAGCAGTTAAAGGTTCACCCTCTTCTACAATCTTATGAATTAAATATTCAAATTCCGCAAACATTGTTTGTCTGAATAAAGTTGCTCTAAATCTCTCTAATTCTTGATTTAATAAATACTTACGTTTTTCAGGATCTTCTAAATTTTTATCCATGTATTCACTTAATAATGCTTCATTTGTTGTTGAAGCTACTTCAGCTACAAAGATTGAATAATCACTTTCGTTAGACAATTGATGTTTACGACTAAAGTAACTATGTGCCGAATGTCCAAATTCATGAATAAGTGTAAATAAATCAGAAATTGAATCTGACCAATTCAACAGTATAAATGGATTTGTTAAATGTGCACCTGAAGAATAACCACCTGAACGTTTACCTTTATTTTCATAAACGTCTACCCATCTATTGTTCAATCCTTCTTCAACGACATCCATGTATTCTTTACCCATTGGTTGTAATGCTTTCAACATCCAATCTTTCGCTTCTTCATATGGCATTTCAAATGATGAATTTTTAACTAATGGTGTGTACATGTCATACATATGCATTTCATCTAAGCCTAATAGCTCTTTACGCAATTCAGTATAACGATGTAACAATGGAAGATGTTTATGTACTGTTTCAATCAAATTGTCATATACGTCTTCAGGTATAAAGTTATTAGATAACGCTTGCTCTCTCGCTGATTGATATTGGCGCACTTTAGAGCTAAATATTGCAGTTTTGACTTTACCACTTAAAGTTGCAGTCAATGTATTATTGTGACTACCATATGCTTCATAGACGTTGTCATAAGCTGACTTTCTTAAGATTCTATCTTCAGATTCTAATAATTTGTTATAAGTACCTTGTGTTAATTCATGTTCATTACCGTCTTTATCAATCGCAGGTTTAAATGATAAATCTGCATTGTTAAACATACCAAAGACATTACTTGGCGTTTGTAATGCTTCACCCGCTTCAGCAAGTATCTTCTCTTCTTTATCACTTAAAATATGTGGTCTTTTTTTATTTAACTTTTCAATATCAAATTGATATCTCTTTAAGTCTTCATTAGATTCAACAAATTCGTTTAATGTTGTTTCATCAATAGACATTAATTCAGGTAAGATAAAGCTCCATGCACTAGCAAATTTATTAGCCAATGTTGCTGCTTTTGCTTCATAACCAGCATATTTATCATTTGCTGTATCTTGGTCATGTTTTAAGTGTGCATACACATAAACTTTACCTAACTTTTCATCAATCTCACTATCTAATAACAATGCTTGATAAAGTGTGTCAGAACTATCCTTTAAGTGCCCTTTGAATTGTTCTTCTTTACCAAGATATGTTTCTAATTCTTTGAATGCTTCTTCATAAGCTTCATCTGAAGGGAAAATTGTTGTTAAATCCCAAGTGTATTGCTCTTGTTGTTCTTCTCTCGTAATTAGATTTGCCATTTTAATAGCCTCCTTTGATTATCGTACTTATAATTTTCTCATTAAACGCTTGATTTTGCACGTGATATAGCCTTTTTCTGAATGATTGTAAAGTATGTATTTACTGCCCTTTTTAGTACGTCCATCTTTGAATAATTAAAATGAAATGATCTGAACTTTATAAACCCATACAATTTTTTGAATGAAAATGTACCTTCTTTAATTTCCTTATAGATAAAAGCTTGCCAAGTAATACAATGCGTTAAGAAATAAATTTGTTCCGGTACAATAATCCCTATAATATCCAGTCGTTTCTCATTTAGTAGTCTCGCTTGATACAGCATCGAAAGTGTCGGTTCTAATACATTTCTCTGTTTCTTACATTTACTAATATATTCATCATATGCTTGATTGGTTAAATAAAATGTTGGAACCTCACATCTTTCACAGTGCGGTATTAAATCCATCCATTGAATAACCTTTCTATTAGCTATAAATAGATGCTTATCTATTGATTGGATATTCTCATACTTGATTAACGTTTGTGTAATTGGATTATATGTTAATAATGTTCGCTCAGTACAATTAATTAATGCTGCTTCAAAATAATTCAAATGGAGCATACCGTCACTATACGTTACGTCCTTCCCAATCCATTTAACATCCATATTTAGTGCGTGATAACCTTCAGTTCGATTTAGCAGTAAAGTAAAACTAATCGGTGAATATTGAAATTCAACAATCAATCGCTTATTAATAATAATATCCGGAATTTGATTAATTTCTGACAAATAGTATTCCATATCCACTTGTACTTTATTATTTAATTTGGCATAAATATGATGCTTAGATGAGATATGTTCTAAAGACTCTTTCTTCATTGCCGAATTGGAACAAGCACTATTAGATTTGTGTGCAAAATGGATAATCGTGTGTCGTCCTTTTCTTAAAATAAGTTCACATAAACATTCCGGACATCTATATTCTTCTCTTTCCTCTGCATATTGCGCATGCACTAATTCATTGTCTTGGTTCAAACCGATTAACATAAAAAAACACCTCTTTACTTTATTAAACGTAAAGAGGTGTTCAAATTACTTATTTAGTTTTTTGGTTCAAAATATCTTGTAATTTGTCCTGTAACATTATAACTCATGACAACTTTAGCGTAATCATCAAGGTATAATTTAGATATTTGTGTTGGATTTGCATATTCAAGCAATTGTCCATAGAAATCATTGATAATTTCTTCACTATCAATTTGATCAAATTGTACATAGTAATAATATTTATTATCTAACATATATAGTAAGTCAGTAAATACAATGTCTTTGTGTTCGTTATAATGTGCGTATTCAATAATATCTTCTAACTCTTCGAATCTAACAAGCAAACCAATATCTTTAGGGATGAATGGTTTATCATCATTATCTTCATTTAAAAGTTCTCCGATATTTTGATCTGAATCGAGTGCTTGAGATAAGAAATCATTGACTTGATATTCTAATTGTTCATTAGATTCTTCATCAGTCATGTTCATCAGTTCATCACCTTTAGATTTTGAAACTGTTACTTCAACACCCTTTTCAAATGCATGTACTTGAATCCATAATGGGCCTTCAACTACAAATTCTTCTTCGTCATTAATTTCATCCATCATTGACCAGAAAAACTCTTCCCCACGTTTACGGTTTGTCCATAAGTCTTCCCTTTTAAAACCACGTGCTTCGATATCCTGATATGTGATAAATAACTTTACAGTTGTTTCATCAATTCGTTCTATTCTCATAATGTCACACTCCCTTACTGTCGGAATAGTACATTCATTGTATTATAAACAAATACATTTTAACAGTAATTTGTTTAATCCATCAGCATTTAATTTTAAATACTCATACAGCACGTATTATCCCGTTTAAATTTGATAAAAAAATAAAATAAGAGGCAGCGACAAAAAATGTCACAGCCTCTTAAATTTAATATTAGATTAAATTAGTCAACCATACGTTGCGCTTCCATTAGTTGGAACGTACGTACTTTTCTTGGTAAGAAACGACGAATCTCATCTTCGTTATATCCAACTTGTAAACGTTTGTCATCTAAAATAATTGGACGACGAAGTAAACCTGGATTATCTTGTATAATTGTATATAATTCTTGTAGAGGTAATGCATCGATATCTACATTTAATTTTTGATATGTTTTAGAACGAGTTGAAATGATTTCATCTGTTCCATCTTCTGTCATTTTTAAGATTGCTTTAATTTCATCTAATGTTAAATGTTCTGAAAAAATATTTCGCTCCGTATACGGAATGTCATGTTCTTGTAACCATGCTTTCGCTTTACGGCAAGATGTGCAACTTGGTGAAGTAAATAATGTTACCATACATCTCACTCTCCTAATCGAATATAATTTATGTTAAACGTCAGTGATTTTATAAGATACTTTACACTTATAACATATATACCCATTATAGCTATAGGTTAAACAACATATGTTCACTTGGTTTACTCTTTATCTATTTGCTATAAATACATTGTATAACTCAAAGATTAAAATTAAATGAGAAACTACTAATAATTCATTAAAAACCAAATAAATTATTGGTGAATTTTCTATTCACAACATATTTATCTATTAACTAGAATAACACAACTTACAAATGATTAAAATACTGTTATAATGATATAAAGAAATTTTGTAGAAAAGAGGCAACATATAATGGAAACTTTGTTCTCAGGCATCCAGCCTAGTGGTATCCCAACTTTAGGTAATTATATTGGTGCATTAAACCAATTTAATCAAATTCAGCATGATTATGACTGCTACTTTTGTATAGTAGACCAACATGCAATTACAGTACCTCAAGATAGACTTAAATTAAGAGAAAATATACGTAAATTGGCAGCTATTTATTTAGCATCAGGTATAGATCATAAGAAAGCAACATTATTTATACAATCAGAAGTACCTGCACATATACAAGCAGGTTGGATTTTAACTACAATCACTTCCGTCGGTGAATTGGAAAGAATGACACAATATAAAGATAAAGCTCAAAAACAAACACAAGGCATACCTGCTGGATT
The Mammaliicoccus sp. Dog046 genome window above contains:
- the pepF gene encoding oligoendopeptidase F; this translates as MANLITREEQQEQYTWDLTTIFPSDEAYEEAFKELETYLGKEEQFKGHLKDSSDTLYQALLLDSEIDEKLGKVYVYAHLKHDQDTANDKYAGYEAKAATLANKFASAWSFILPELMSIDETTLNEFVESNEDLKRYQFDIEKLNKKRPHILSDKEEKILAEAGEALQTPSNVFGMFNNADLSFKPAIDKDGNEHELTQGTYNKLLESEDRILRKSAYDNVYEAYGSHNNTLTATLSGKVKTAIFSSKVRQYQSAREQALSNNFIPEDVYDNLIETVHKHLPLLHRYTELRKELLGLDEMHMYDMYTPLVKNSSFEMPYEEAKDWMLKALQPMGKEYMDVVEEGLNNRWVDVYENKGKRSGGYSSGAHLTNPFILLNWSDSISDLFTLIHEFGHSAHSYFSRKHQLSNESDYSIFVAEVASTTNEALLSEYMDKNLEDPEKRKYLLNQELERFRATLFRQTMFAEFEYLIHKIVEEGEPLTADRLNTEYAELNKKYFGDSVVTDENIAKEWSRIPHFYYNFYVYQYATGYSAAQALSKQILDEGEPAVTRYINEFLKAGSSDYPIEVLKKAGVDMTSKQPIEEAMEVFEEKLNAFEKLVKEL
- a CDS encoding competence protein CoiA translates to MLIGLNQDNELVHAQYAEEREEYRCPECLCELILRKGRHTIIHFAHKSNSACSNSAMKKESLEHISSKHHIYAKLNNKVQVDMEYYLSEINQIPDIIINKRLIVEFQYSPISFTLLLNRTEGYHALNMDVKWIGKDVTYSDGMLHLNYFEAALINCTERTLLTYNPITQTLIKYENIQSIDKHLFIANRKVIQWMDLIPHCERCEVPTFYLTNQAYDEYISKCKKQRNVLEPTLSMLYQARLLNEKRLDIIGIIVPEQIYFLTHCITWQAFIYKEIKEGTFSFKKLYGFIKFRSFHFNYSKMDVLKRAVNTYFTIIQKKAISRAKSSV
- the mecA gene encoding adaptor protein MecA gives rise to the protein MRIERIDETTVKLFITYQDIEARGFKREDLWTNRKRGEEFFWSMMDEINDEEEFVVEGPLWIQVHAFEKGVEVTVSKSKGDELMNMTDEESNEQLEYQVNDFLSQALDSDQNIGELLNEDNDDKPFIPKDIGLLVRFEELEDIIEYAHYNEHKDIVFTDLLYMLDNKYYYYVQFDQIDSEEIINDFYGQLLEYANPTQISKLYLDDYAKVVMSYNVTGQITRYFEPKN
- the spxA gene encoding transcriptional regulator SpxA: MVTLFTSPSCTSCRKAKAWLQEHDIPYTERNIFSEHLTLDEIKAILKMTEDGTDEIISTRSKTYQKLNVDIDALPLQELYTIIQDNPGLLRRPIILDDKRLQVGYNEDEIRRFLPRKVRTFQLMEAQRMVD